From Excalfactoria chinensis isolate bCotChi1 chromosome 4, bCotChi1.hap2, whole genome shotgun sequence, one genomic window encodes:
- the TRAPPC11 gene encoding trafficking protein particle complex subunit 11 isoform X2 — protein MTPSQWDLPVELCCRPMAFVTLTGLDVVYNAVHRAVWDAFCANRRADRVPISFKVLPGDHEYPKCRTKRTSYEWYIPKGILKTGWMNKHLNLVPALVVVFYELDWDEPQWKEKQSECATRVEIVRQSLQGRNTKVAVVLIQKKTPLPPGEDVIASERAAALCNACDLSGKSLFVLPHTDHLVGYIIRLENAFYEHAQTYYYTEIRRVKSHKEFLNKTTHQLLFVRHQFKIAFFSELKQDTQNALKNYRTAYNLVHELRAHETNMLEIKTMAGFINYKICRLCFQHNTPLDAIAQFRKHIDLCKKKIGSAELAFEHAAWMSKQFQAFGDLFDEAIKLGLTAIQTQNPGFYYQQAAYYAQERKQLASMLCNHDSSVVYPNPDPLETQTGVLDFYGQRPWRQGTLSFDLSDPEKEKMGILSLQLKEKNVLHSELIITLLSNAVAQFKKYKCPRMKSHLMVQMGEEYYFAKDYAKALKLLDYVMCEYRSEGWWTLLTSILTTALKCSYLMAQIKDYITYSLELLGRASTLKDDQKSRIEKNLIKVLMNESPDPEPDCDAAAVKASQKLWSDRVSLAGSNVFTIEVQDFIPFVQCKAKFLAPSFHVDVPVQFDIYLRADCPHPIRFSKLCISFNNQDYNQYCVVEEAYQKSDILEQSSQGTMCLVPGKTRKFTFKFVAKTEDVGKKIEITSVDLILGSESGRCVILNWRGGGGDAASSQEALQAARSFRRRPKLPDNEVHWDSLAIQASTMIISRVPNISVQLRHEPPALTNEMYCLVVTIESHEETVAKDVKLTAGLKPGQDANLTQKTQVTLQGTDTCDDSFPALLTDIPVGDLQPGEKLEKPVYIRCGTVGARMFLVYVSYLINTTVEGKEILCKCHRDETVTIETVFPFDVAIKFVSTKLEHLDRVFADIPFLLMTDILSASPWPLTIVTSQLQLSSSMTSVDQLESYVENDR, from the exons ATGACTCCGAGCCAGTGGGACCTGCCggtggagctgtgctgccgGCCTATGGCCTTCGTCACCCTCACCGGCCTGGACGTGGTTTACAACGCCGTGCACCGGGCCGTGTGGGATGCCTTCTGCGCCAACCGGAGGGCCGACCGCGTCCCCATCTCCTTCAAAGTGCTGCCCGGCGACCACGAGTACCCCAAGTGCCGGACGAAG AGGACCTCCTATGAGTGGTATATTCCAAAAGGGATCCTGAAGACGGGTTGGATGAACAAACACCTGAATTTAGTTCCTGCACTTGTGGTGGTGTTCTATGAACTGGACTGGGATGAGCcacagtggaaagaaaagcagtcagaATGTGCCACTCGGGTTGAAATTGTCAG gCAAAGTTTGcaaggaagaaatacaaaagttGCTGTGGTCctgattcagaaaaaaactcCATTACCTCCAG GGGAAGACGTTATTGCATCAGAGAGGGCAGCAGCCTTATGTAATGCTTGTGACCTTTCTGGAAAATCCCTCTTTGTGCTTCCACACACTGATCATCTTGTTGGCTATATTATAAG GTTGGAAAATGCATTCTATGAGCATGCACAGACTTACTATTATACAGAAATACGAAGAGTCAAATCTCATAAGGAATTCTTGAACAAAACCACTCACCAG CTTCTATTTGTTAGACACCAGTTTAAAATAGCATTCTTCAGTGAACTGAAGCAGGATACGCAAAATGCTCTCAA AAATTACAGGACTGCATATAATCTTGTACATGAATTAAGGGCTCATGAAACAAACATGCTGGAAATCAAGACCATGGCAGGATTTATAAACTACAAG ATCTGTCGTCTGTGTTTTCAACACAATACTCCACTGGATGCAATTGCTCAGTTTAGGAAACACATAGActtatgcaagaaaaaaataggaagtgCTGAACTGGCTTTTGAGCATGCTGCCTGGATGTCTAAACA GTTTCAGGCTTTTGGTGACTTGTTTGATGAAGCGATTAAGCTGGGCTTGACAGCAATTCAAACTCAGAATCCAGGTTTCTACTACCAACAAGCTGCCTACTACGCTCAGGAACGGAAGCAACTAGCAAGTATGCTTTGTAACCATGAT TCCTCTGTGGTATATCCCAACCCGGATCCCTTGGAAACACAGACTGGAGTGCTTGACTTCTACGGGCAGAGACCATGGCGGCAGGGAACATTAA GCTTTGATCTTTCTGATCCTGAAAAGGAGAAGATGGGAATTTTATCCCTccagctgaaagagaaaaatgttcttcacTCA GAGCTGATAATTACCCTGTTGAGTAATGCTGTTGCACAGTTCAAGAAATACAAATGTCCAAGAATGAAAAGTCATTTGA tGGTTCAAATGGGTGAAGAATATTACTTTGCTAAAGATTACGCCAAAGCTTTGAA GCTGTTAGACTACGTTATGTGTGAATATCGCAGTGAAGGATGGTGGACTCTTCTCACTTCCATACTGACCACAGCTCTCAAGTGTTCCTATCTGATGGCCCAGATAAAGGATTATATAACGTACTCTTTAGAATTATTGGGTAGAG CATCTACTCTTAAAGATGATCAGAAATCTCGAATAGAAAAGAATCTGATAAAAGTTCTAATG AATGAAAGCCCTGATCCCGAACCTGAttgtgatgctgctgcagtgaaagCATCCCAGAAGTTGTGGTCTGATCGTGTTTCTTTGGCAGGCAGTAATGTTTTTACAATAGAAGTCCAAGATTTCATACCCTTTG tgcaatgcaaagcaaaattCCTTGCTCCAAGTTTTCATGTTGATGTCCCTGTGCAGTTTGATATTTACTTAAGAGCTGATTGTCCTCATCCTATCAGATTTTCCAAGCTCTGCATCAGTTTCAATAATCAG GATTACAACCAATACTGTGTGGTAGAAGAAGCCTATCAAAAAAGCGATATTCTTGAGCAGTCGTCACAAGGAACAATGTGCTTAGTCCCTGGTAAAACAAGAAAGTTCACGTTCAAATTTGTTGCAAAAACTGAAGATGTAGGGAAGAAGATTGAG ATCACCTCTGTGGATTTGATTTTGGGTAGTGAATCTGGCCGATGTGTGATTCTGAATTGGCGTGGAGGTGGTGGAGATGCTGCTTCATCTCAagaagcactgcaggcagcccGTTCTTTCAGGCGGAGACCTAAGCTTCCAGATAATGAAGTTCATTGGGACAGTTTGGCTATTCAAGCAAGCACTAT GATTATTTCTAGAGTGCCAAACATTTCTGTTCAGCTTCGTCATGAACCTCCTGCCCTGACTAATGAAATGTACTGTTTGGTTGTGACTATCGAGTCACATGAGGAGACAGTGGCCAAAGATGTTAAGCTTACTGCAGGTTTAAAGCCAG GGCAAGATGCCAACTTGACTCAGAAAACTCAAGTGACTCTTCAAGGAACAGACACATGTGATGACTCCTTTCCTGCATTGCTCACTGATATCCCTGTAGGAGATCTGCAACCAGGGGAAAAG CTGGAAAAACCGGTATACATTCGTTGTGGAACAGTTGGTGCAAGGATGTTTCTTGTCTATGTCTCTTACTTAATCAACACTACTGTTGAGGGGAAAGAAATCCTCTGCAAATGCCACCGG GATGAAACTGTAACTATAGAAACAGTATTCCCTTTTGATGTTGCCATCAAATTTGTCTCCACAAAG CTGGAGCACTTGGACAGAGTTTTTGCAGATATACCATTTTTACTGATGACAGACATCTTGAGTGCCTCTCCTTGGCCCCTAACTATTGTAACCAGCCAGCTACAGCTGTCATCTTCCATGACCTCAGTAGATCAGCTGGAATCTTATGTGGAAAATG ACAGGTGA